The following are encoded together in the Microbacterium hatanonis genome:
- a CDS encoding ComEC/Rec2 family competence protein, whose translation MGAGDRAVLVLRAQEVIVRADRPIAVLAAASDLRGGLVESAAGLPGPGAALVPGLAVGETRAVSASLDESMKASSLSHLTAVSGANCALVVGVAYGASALVGARRGVRIAAGLLALGGFIVLVTPEPSVVRAGAMAAIAMLALALGRAGAGLSVLCLAVVLLLAVDPWLALSLGFALSTVATASLLVLARPLAHGLGRWMPRPLALGLSIPLAAQLACGPLLVLVDPRVPVLGVAANLLAAPAAPLATLAGLAACLTAPFPWLQDGLTAIAWLPASWIAGISEVVGSLPGQQLPWWGDLGGLAALSVVSACVAVVILAPQGADRRMLRGVAVVVVCAVVGVGAGQTALRTVAGSWTVPSSWAIAACDVGQGDAVLLRSEGATALIDTGPDPAPLEACLVRFGVSRVDLLVLTHFDADHRGGAAALHGRVDLVVHGISDGGAADRLLADMRQGGARTEVAHPGMQGILGGARWRVLWPSATVAAGNDASVVLDVRGGGIPDTLLLGDLSAEAQQAMQRNEPVGEFDVVKVAHHGSADQDAQLYRAASPTLALITVGADNDYGHPRESILSTLASVGATVARTDQEGIVAAWRGDGDELVLWRERDVGGAR comes from the coding sequence GTGGGTGCGGGCGACCGGGCCGTGCTCGTGCTCCGCGCGCAGGAAGTGATCGTGCGCGCCGATCGGCCCATCGCGGTGCTGGCCGCCGCATCCGATCTGCGTGGCGGTCTCGTCGAGTCGGCCGCGGGGCTGCCGGGCCCCGGTGCGGCACTCGTGCCCGGCCTTGCCGTGGGCGAGACGCGAGCGGTCTCGGCGTCGCTGGACGAGAGCATGAAAGCGTCGTCGCTGTCGCACCTGACGGCGGTGTCGGGTGCGAACTGCGCCCTCGTTGTGGGCGTGGCCTACGGCGCCTCAGCGCTCGTCGGCGCGCGGCGGGGCGTGCGCATCGCCGCCGGACTCTTGGCGCTCGGGGGATTCATCGTTCTCGTCACCCCCGAACCGAGCGTGGTGCGCGCCGGAGCGATGGCCGCCATCGCGATGCTCGCCCTCGCGCTCGGTCGCGCAGGTGCGGGGCTCAGCGTGCTCTGCCTCGCCGTCGTGCTGCTGCTCGCCGTCGACCCCTGGCTCGCCCTCTCGCTCGGATTCGCACTCTCGACCGTCGCGACGGCGTCACTCCTGGTGCTCGCTCGTCCGCTGGCGCACGGGCTCGGTCGTTGGATGCCGCGACCGCTCGCCCTCGGCCTGTCGATACCGCTCGCGGCCCAGCTCGCCTGCGGGCCGCTGCTGGTGCTCGTCGACCCTCGCGTTCCTGTGCTCGGGGTCGCCGCGAACCTGCTCGCCGCCCCTGCCGCGCCCCTCGCCACCCTCGCGGGGCTCGCCGCGTGCCTCACGGCACCGTTCCCCTGGTTGCAGGACGGCCTCACGGCCATCGCCTGGCTGCCTGCGAGCTGGATCGCCGGGATCTCCGAGGTGGTGGGCTCACTTCCGGGCCAGCAGCTGCCGTGGTGGGGCGATCTCGGCGGCCTCGCCGCTCTCTCGGTCGTGTCGGCGTGCGTCGCCGTGGTCATCCTCGCTCCGCAGGGCGCGGATCGGCGGATGCTGCGTGGCGTCGCGGTCGTGGTGGTCTGCGCGGTCGTCGGGGTCGGTGCGGGACAGACGGCCCTCCGCACGGTGGCGGGTTCGTGGACGGTGCCCAGCAGCTGGGCGATCGCGGCATGCGACGTCGGCCAGGGCGACGCCGTGCTGCTGCGGTCGGAGGGTGCCACCGCACTGATCGACACCGGGCCCGACCCGGCGCCGCTGGAGGCGTGTCTCGTCCGCTTCGGGGTCTCTCGAGTCGATCTGCTCGTGCTCACCCACTTCGACGCCGATCACCGGGGCGGTGCCGCGGCGCTGCACGGTCGCGTCGACCTGGTGGTCCACGGGATCTCCGACGGCGGCGCCGCCGACCGACTGCTCGCCGACATGCGGCAGGGAGGAGCCCGCACGGAGGTCGCCCACCCGGGTATGCAAGGGATCCTCGGCGGCGCACGGTGGCGGGTGCTCTGGCCGTCCGCGACGGTCGCAGCGGGAAACGACGCCAGTGTCGTGCTCGACGTGCGCGGCGGGGGCATCCCCGACACTCTTCTGCTCGGCGATCTGTCCGCCGAGGCGCAGCAGGCGATGCAGCGCAACGAGCCGGTGGGGGAGTTCGACGTGGTGAAGGTCGCGCACCACGGCAGCGCCGACCAGGATGCACAGCTCTACCGCGCGGCATCGCCGACGCTCGCGCTCATCACGGTCGGTGCCGACAACGACTACGGCCACCCCCGGGAATCGATCCTGTCGACGTTGGCCTCGGTGGGGGCGACCGTGGCGCGCACCGATCAGGAGGGCATCGTCGCCGCGTGGCGGGGTGACGGCGACGAGCTCGTCCTCTGGCGGGAGCGCGACGTCGGCGGGGCTCGTTAG
- a CDS encoding ComEA family DNA-binding protein — translation MPDDHDRTASRRLGVGAVVVLVLAGLVITVGIGIARGAGGAGTTTVTPSSTASPGAPTDGALYVHVTGAVAAPGLYRLTVGARVVDAVGAAGGFAEDADRGSVNLARPVTDGEQLVVPVIGATAEEPAQGSSDAATGTVGGLVDLNRADASVLDTLPRIGPALAERIVAWREDNGRFTSVDDLLSIPGIGEKIVDGLRDLVRV, via the coding sequence GTGCCAGACGACCACGACCGCACCGCCTCGCGACGTCTGGGCGTCGGCGCGGTCGTCGTGCTCGTACTGGCGGGTCTGGTCATCACGGTCGGCATCGGGATCGCTCGCGGCGCGGGAGGTGCAGGGACGACGACGGTGACCCCCTCGTCGACGGCGTCGCCGGGGGCCCCGACGGACGGCGCGCTCTACGTCCACGTCACCGGCGCGGTCGCCGCACCCGGCCTCTACCGCCTGACCGTCGGGGCACGCGTCGTCGACGCGGTCGGGGCGGCGGGCGGATTCGCCGAGGATGCCGACCGGGGGTCGGTGAATCTTGCACGCCCGGTGACCGATGGCGAACAGCTCGTCGTCCCGGTGATCGGGGCGACCGCCGAGGAGCCGGCGCAGGGGTCGTCGGATGCTGCGACCGGGACTGTCGGCGGACTCGTCGACCTGAACAGGGCCGACGCCTCGGTGCTCGATACGCTGCCGCGGATCGGCCCGGCGCTGGCGGAGCGGATCGTCGCCTGGCGCGAGGACAACGGTCGGTTCACGAGCGTCGACGATCTGCTCAGCATCCCCGGGATCGGAGAGAAGATCGTCGACGGCCTGCGCGATCTCGTCAGGGTATGA
- the leuS gene encoding leucine--tRNA ligase: MSSMPSSPAESGGPDVHAVQRKWQERWAEKDPFRAGGDEDTRPRKYVLAMFPYPSGDLHMGHAENYLYSDIVARFWRHRGYNVLHPIGWDSFGLPAENAAIQRKADPVQWTSANIAQQKTSMKDYGVSFDWSRVLHTSDPDYYRWNQWLFERLYERGLAYRKDGAVNWCPFDQTVLANEQVVDGRCERCGNEVIKKKLTQWYLRITDYADRLLDDLNQLEGFWPQKVIQMQRNWIGRSVGADIDFEIEGRAEKVTVFSTRPDTLHGATFFVVAPDSDLAAELIQGASAEAQERFATYLADVRKATDIDRQSSDRPKTGVFLERWAINPVNGERMPVWAADYVLADYGHGAVMAVPAHDQRDLDFARAFDLPVRIVVDTTAPVTGAIPVIELDEHGVPIDPGGESIDDLDPARTGVALAGEGRLINSGPFDGLSKRTAISRVIDQLQKDGLGRAAKTFRLRDWLISRQRFWGTPIPMIHTDDGRIVPVPDDQLPVRLPAVEGLDLTPKGASPLGAAKDWVEVADPETGAPARRDPDTMDTFVDSSWYYMRFLSPGDTTQPFSSREADKWGPVDFYIGGVEHAILHLLYARFVTKAMFDMGMVEFTEPFTHLINQGMVILGGTKMSKSKGNLVLFQEELDAHGADALRVALGFAGPVEDDKDWDDVSTTGATKFLARALRIAHDVDSETDVVWAEGDAALRRVTHRLWADAPGLIEQTKFNVVVARLMELVNATRKAIDTGAGAGDPAVREAAEAIAMILDLFAPHTAEEMWEVLGYEPFVGLAVWRQPDPTLLVEESVTAVVQVDGKVRATLEVSARIDAADLEARARADEKVRRALGDREIVRAVVRPPKVVSFSTK; the protein is encoded by the coding sequence ATGTCTTCTATGCCCTCTTCGCCCGCTGAGAGCGGTGGCCCCGACGTTCACGCGGTCCAGCGCAAGTGGCAGGAACGCTGGGCCGAGAAGGACCCGTTCCGCGCGGGCGGCGACGAAGATACGCGCCCCCGCAAGTACGTGCTGGCGATGTTCCCGTACCCCTCCGGCGACCTGCACATGGGTCACGCCGAGAACTACCTCTATTCCGACATCGTCGCGAGGTTCTGGCGGCACCGCGGGTACAACGTGCTCCACCCGATCGGCTGGGACTCCTTCGGCCTCCCGGCGGAGAACGCGGCGATCCAGCGGAAGGCCGACCCGGTGCAGTGGACATCGGCGAACATCGCTCAGCAGAAGACGAGCATGAAGGACTACGGGGTCTCCTTCGACTGGAGTCGTGTGCTCCACACGAGCGATCCCGACTACTACCGCTGGAACCAGTGGCTCTTCGAGCGCCTCTACGAGCGGGGCCTCGCGTACCGCAAGGACGGCGCCGTGAACTGGTGCCCCTTCGACCAGACGGTGCTCGCCAACGAGCAGGTCGTGGACGGCCGTTGCGAGCGGTGCGGCAACGAGGTCATCAAGAAGAAGCTGACGCAGTGGTACCTGCGCATCACCGACTACGCCGACCGTCTGCTCGACGACCTGAACCAGCTCGAGGGCTTCTGGCCGCAGAAGGTCATCCAGATGCAGCGCAACTGGATCGGTCGCTCCGTGGGCGCCGACATCGACTTCGAGATCGAGGGGCGCGCCGAGAAGGTCACGGTCTTCTCCACCCGCCCCGACACGCTGCACGGAGCGACGTTCTTCGTCGTGGCACCCGATTCCGACCTCGCCGCCGAGCTCATCCAGGGCGCGTCCGCCGAGGCGCAGGAGCGGTTCGCGACCTACCTGGCCGACGTCCGCAAGGCCACCGACATCGATCGTCAGTCGAGCGACCGCCCGAAGACGGGTGTCTTCCTCGAGCGCTGGGCGATCAACCCCGTCAACGGCGAGCGCATGCCCGTCTGGGCGGCCGACTACGTGCTGGCAGACTACGGCCACGGCGCGGTCATGGCCGTTCCCGCCCACGATCAGCGCGACCTCGACTTCGCCCGCGCATTCGACCTGCCGGTGCGGATCGTCGTCGACACCACCGCTCCGGTCACCGGTGCGATCCCCGTCATCGAGCTCGACGAGCACGGCGTCCCGATCGATCCGGGCGGGGAGAGCATCGACGACCTCGATCCGGCGCGCACGGGCGTCGCGCTCGCGGGCGAGGGGCGTCTGATCAACTCGGGCCCCTTCGATGGGCTGTCCAAGCGCACGGCCATCTCCCGTGTCATCGACCAGCTGCAGAAGGACGGACTCGGCCGCGCCGCCAAGACGTTCCGTCTGCGCGACTGGCTCATCTCGCGTCAGCGCTTCTGGGGAACGCCCATCCCCATGATCCACACCGACGACGGCCGGATCGTTCCCGTGCCCGACGACCAGCTGCCGGTGCGTCTGCCTGCGGTCGAGGGTCTCGATCTCACCCCCAAGGGCGCCTCGCCGCTCGGCGCGGCCAAGGACTGGGTCGAGGTGGCCGACCCCGAGACCGGAGCGCCCGCGCGACGTGATCCCGACACGATGGATACGTTCGTCGACAGCTCCTGGTACTACATGCGCTTCCTCTCGCCCGGAGACACGACGCAGCCGTTCTCTTCGCGTGAGGCCGACAAATGGGGCCCGGTCGACTTCTACATCGGCGGCGTCGAGCACGCGATCCTCCATCTGCTCTACGCGCGCTTCGTCACGAAGGCGATGTTCGACATGGGGATGGTCGAGTTCACCGAGCCGTTCACGCACCTGATCAACCAGGGCATGGTCATCCTCGGCGGCACCAAGATGTCGAAGAGCAAGGGCAACCTCGTGCTCTTCCAGGAGGAGCTCGACGCGCACGGCGCCGACGCTCTCCGGGTCGCCCTCGGGTTCGCGGGCCCGGTGGAGGACGACAAGGACTGGGACGACGTCTCCACGACGGGCGCGACCAAGTTCCTCGCGCGAGCGCTGCGCATCGCCCACGACGTCGACAGCGAGACCGATGTCGTATGGGCCGAGGGCGACGCGGCTCTGCGGCGGGTCACGCACCGACTGTGGGCCGATGCCCCTGGACTCATCGAGCAGACGAAGTTCAACGTCGTGGTCGCCCGGCTCATGGAGCTCGTCAACGCGACCCGCAAGGCGATCGACACCGGGGCCGGGGCCGGCGATCCCGCCGTCCGCGAGGCGGCCGAAGCGATTGCGATGATCCTCGACCTCTTCGCTCCGCACACCGCGGAGGAGATGTGGGAGGTGCTCGGGTACGAGCCCTTCGTCGGTCTGGCCGTCTGGCGTCAGCCCGACCCGACCCTCCTGGTGGAAGAATCGGTCACCGCGGTCGTGCAGGTCGACGGCAAGGTGCGCGCGACGCTGGAGGTCTCGGCGAGGATCGATGCCGCCGACCTCGAGGCCCGTGCGCGCGCCGACGAGAAGGTGCGCCGTGCTCTCGGCGATCGCGAGATCGTCCGCGCGGTGGTGCGTCCGCCGAAGGTCGTCAGCTTCTCGACCAAGTAG
- a CDS encoding anthranilate synthase component I family protein: MSPENVAVAVDAWIDPSDAYAGVVGDDPHGFWLDAGADALDGWSWLGIGRPEPDPDAVAAVDLSRSMPRTDEAGPFRGGWVGWATYEAGAAAAAAPTVPGDEPERWWLRVDEFLAFDHARRRVWAWAPTRERAGRLAATADRRRPDAAPPVEPAASVARSRHLPSEYGELVERCRDHIREGDAYLLCLTTRFDVGGSIDARAVHRRLRASSPSHHGGFVRAGGTALVSATPERFLTVTDGVVRTHPIKGTRPRAVDPVEDRRLADELRADPKERAENVMIVDLMRNDLARVCAPGTVTVERLLDVESYPAVHQLVSTIAGSLAGGTTLGSLLAAAFPAGSMTGAPKLSAMTILRELEEAPRGVFSGCFGWVGDDGGADLAMVIRSVVVHPEGAYVGAGGGITWHSRPEAEVREVGWKARAPLAAIGAVLPPGW, encoded by the coding sequence GTGTCGCCAGAGAACGTCGCCGTCGCCGTCGACGCATGGATCGACCCCTCCGACGCCTACGCCGGTGTCGTGGGAGACGACCCGCACGGCTTCTGGCTCGACGCGGGAGCCGACGCCCTCGACGGCTGGAGCTGGCTCGGCATCGGCCGTCCCGAACCCGACCCCGACGCGGTCGCCGCGGTCGACCTGTCGCGGTCGATGCCACGCACCGATGAGGCCGGCCCGTTCCGCGGCGGATGGGTGGGCTGGGCCACCTACGAGGCGGGGGCCGCTGCCGCCGCTGCGCCCACGGTCCCGGGCGACGAACCCGAGCGGTGGTGGCTGCGCGTGGACGAATTCCTGGCGTTCGATCACGCGAGGCGCCGCGTGTGGGCGTGGGCGCCGACACGCGAGCGTGCCGGGCGGTTGGCCGCCACGGCGGATCGACGTCGGCCGGATGCTGCGCCACCGGTCGAGCCCGCCGCATCCGTCGCACGTTCCCGCCATCTGCCGTCGGAGTACGGCGAACTCGTCGAGAGGTGCCGCGACCACATCCGTGAGGGCGACGCGTACCTGCTCTGCCTGACGACCCGCTTCGACGTCGGCGGGAGCATCGATGCGCGTGCGGTGCATCGACGGCTGCGGGCGTCCTCGCCGAGCCACCACGGAGGCTTCGTGCGGGCGGGAGGCACAGCGCTCGTCAGCGCGACCCCGGAGCGATTCCTCACGGTGACCGACGGCGTCGTGCGGACGCATCCCATCAAGGGCACTCGACCTCGTGCGGTCGATCCCGTCGAGGATCGCCGACTCGCCGACGAGCTGCGCGCCGATCCGAAGGAGCGCGCAGAGAACGTGATGATCGTCGACCTGATGCGCAACGACCTCGCGCGGGTGTGCGCCCCCGGCACGGTGACCGTCGAACGGCTGCTCGACGTCGAGAGCTACCCCGCGGTGCACCAGCTCGTCAGCACGATCGCGGGCTCCCTCGCCGGCGGCACGACCCTCGGCTCATTGCTCGCGGCCGCGTTTCCGGCGGGCAGCATGACGGGGGCCCCGAAGCTGTCGGCCATGACGATCCTGCGCGAGCTCGAGGAGGCTCCGCGGGGCGTGTTCTCGGGCTGCTTCGGGTGGGTGGGCGACGACGGGGGAGCAGACCTCGCGATGGTGATCCGCAGCGTCGTCGTGCACCCCGAGGGCGCGTATGTCGGTGCCGGGGGAGGCATCACGTGGCACTCCCGACCCGAGGCCGAGGTGCGCGAGGTGGGCTGGAAGGCGCGTGCGCCCCTGGCCGCGATCGGCGCCGTTCTGCCGCCGGGCTGGTGA
- a CDS encoding DedA family protein encodes MNEILTWLLDTVQSVDPVVRTIIAGVAIMLETSVLVGLVVPGDTVVIVAGTAVSGPVEAIALGIAVVAGALVGESVGFALGRFLGPRIRASRLGQRIGEENWRRSERYLERRGGLAIFLSRFLPVLHSLVPLTVGMSNYSYRRFLAWTTPACVIWTTLYISVASLAAGTYRDLSESIHYAGYIFVAVIVVFLVLIFVGKKVIERVERKHLGDDPTEPSRGDGAGMKD; translated from the coding sequence GTGAACGAGATCCTGACGTGGCTGCTCGACACGGTGCAGAGTGTCGATCCCGTCGTGCGGACGATCATCGCCGGCGTAGCGATCATGCTCGAGACGAGCGTGCTCGTCGGTCTCGTCGTGCCCGGTGACACGGTCGTGATCGTCGCCGGCACCGCCGTCTCCGGCCCCGTCGAGGCCATCGCGCTCGGAATCGCGGTGGTCGCGGGTGCACTCGTCGGTGAGAGCGTCGGCTTCGCCCTGGGCCGGTTCCTCGGGCCCCGCATCCGCGCCTCGCGGTTGGGGCAACGCATCGGGGAGGAGAACTGGCGACGATCGGAGCGCTATCTCGAACGTCGCGGCGGTCTCGCGATCTTCCTCTCCCGGTTCCTCCCGGTGCTCCACTCCTTGGTTCCGCTCACGGTCGGCATGAGCAACTACTCCTACCGGCGGTTCCTCGCCTGGACGACCCCGGCGTGCGTGATCTGGACGACGCTGTACATCTCAGTCGCCTCTCTCGCCGCGGGCACGTATCGCGACCTCTCCGAATCGATCCACTACGCGGGGTACATCTTCGTCGCCGTGATCGTCGTGTTCCTGGTGCTGATCTTCGTCGGCAAGAAGGTAATCGAGCGCGTGGAGCGCAAGCATCTCGGCGACGATCCGACCGAACCCTCACGCGGGGACGGTGCGGGCATGAAAGACTGA
- a CDS encoding App1 family protein codes for MPSDAPERPKILWLARLERRFHSWRERRARGRGLVPTATGFPGYGSEEWVRVLGRVLIVPAVKRTSSGEYSSVRGWRSFAAVPVAFAQVTVTIEGERHDVRADRGGVIDTVLPARLAPGWQTIMVAVEDGEPVESRVFIVASGVRFGLVSDVDDTVMVTALPRPLLAAWNSFVVDEHARQPVPGMAVMLERLSREHPGSPVIYLSTGAWNVAPTLIRFLHRHLYPAGAILLTDWGPTHDRWFRSGQDHKKTNLRRLAEEFPDIRWLLVGDDGQHDDEIYTGFAIDHPANVAGVAIRKLSPAEAVLAGGRTVVDDHSAAEVPWVTASDGAGLLDRLAAVGIAAEDDTEK; via the coding sequence ATGCCTTCCGACGCACCTGAGCGCCCCAAGATCCTGTGGCTCGCCCGTCTCGAGCGACGCTTCCACTCGTGGCGGGAGCGTCGCGCCCGCGGGCGCGGCCTCGTGCCGACGGCGACCGGCTTCCCCGGATACGGCAGCGAGGAGTGGGTGCGGGTCCTCGGCCGCGTTCTCATCGTCCCGGCCGTGAAGCGCACCTCGTCCGGCGAGTACTCCAGCGTCCGCGGGTGGCGGAGCTTCGCGGCCGTTCCGGTCGCGTTCGCGCAGGTGACGGTCACCATCGAAGGCGAGCGGCACGACGTGCGCGCCGACCGCGGCGGGGTCATCGACACGGTCCTCCCGGCCCGTCTCGCACCGGGGTGGCAGACGATCATGGTGGCCGTCGAGGACGGCGAGCCGGTCGAGTCGCGGGTGTTCATCGTGGCCTCCGGCGTCCGCTTCGGACTGGTCTCGGACGTCGACGACACCGTCATGGTGACCGCTCTCCCCCGGCCCCTCCTCGCCGCGTGGAACTCCTTCGTCGTCGACGAGCACGCCCGTCAGCCCGTACCCGGCATGGCGGTCATGCTCGAGCGGCTGTCCCGTGAGCACCCCGGTTCGCCGGTCATCTATCTGTCCACGGGAGCCTGGAACGTCGCGCCCACGCTGATCAGGTTCCTTCACCGTCACCTGTACCCCGCGGGGGCCATCCTGCTCACCGACTGGGGCCCGACCCACGACCGATGGTTCCGCAGCGGTCAGGATCACAAGAAGACGAACCTGCGGCGGCTGGCCGAGGAGTTCCCCGACATCCGGTGGCTGCTCGTCGGAGACGACGGTCAGCACGACGACGAGATCTACACGGGGTTCGCGATCGATCACCCCGCCAACGTCGCAGGGGTGGCGATCCGCAAGCTCTCACCCGCCGAGGCGGTGCTCGCGGGTGGCCGCACGGTCGTCGACGATCACTCTGCAGCAGAGGTCCCCTGGGTCACCGCATCGGACGGCGCAGGGCTGCTCGACCGGCTCGCCGCTGTCGGGATCGCCGCGGAGGACGACACCGAGAAGTGA
- a CDS encoding SOS response-associated peptidase, protein MCGRFVVANVGSELVGVLRVDVENDDLPAPSYNIAPTASAAIVLDSVKTDPPTRRLEPARWGLVPSWAKDPGIGVKAFNARSEEIENKPMFRGALEKRRAIIPASGYYEWKTTDDGKVPHYIHPADGSPLFFAGLYEWWKNPELADDDPARWMLSFTILTRASIGRLGSIHDRMPLFMDADYADAWLDPSTDNVGDILDAAIDAAPTVADTLDDHVVSTAVGNVRNNSPELIEPVDE, encoded by the coding sequence ATGTGCGGTCGATTCGTGGTTGCCAATGTCGGTTCCGAGCTCGTCGGGGTCTTGCGCGTCGACGTCGAGAACGACGATCTCCCCGCCCCGTCGTACAACATCGCCCCCACGGCGTCGGCGGCGATCGTGCTCGATTCCGTGAAGACCGATCCACCCACTCGGCGGCTCGAACCGGCGCGCTGGGGCCTCGTACCGTCGTGGGCGAAAGATCCGGGGATCGGCGTCAAGGCCTTCAACGCCCGGTCGGAAGAGATCGAGAACAAGCCGATGTTCCGGGGAGCGCTCGAGAAGCGTCGCGCTATCATCCCGGCCTCGGGTTACTACGAGTGGAAGACGACCGACGACGGCAAGGTCCCCCACTACATCCACCCCGCCGACGGATCACCGCTGTTCTTCGCCGGGCTCTACGAGTGGTGGAAGAACCCCGAGCTCGCCGACGACGATCCGGCTCGGTGGATGCTGAGCTTCACCATCCTCACCCGCGCCTCGATCGGTCGGCTGGGGTCGATCCACGATCGGATGCCGTTGTTCATGGACGCCGACTACGCCGACGCGTGGCTCGACCCGTCGACCGACAACGTCGGCGACATCCTCGATGCCGCCATCGATGCTGCGCCCACGGTCGCCGACACGCTCGACGACCACGTCGTCTCCACGGCAGTCGGCAACGTACGCAACAACTCCCCGGAGCTGATCGAGCCGGTCGACGAGTGA
- a CDS encoding 3-methyladenine DNA glycosylase, translated as MTSPTQRSPTSIALGGDEWRAIAQTHAARADALTAGRRARASRGETHPVDDFLFTYYSYKPAVLRRWHPGAGVELADADERAGWRWYRSNGYGGVVVDVDAFRADRGDLITAVFRLLRATSQRPAHFGCFGLHEWAMVYRDAAPRHDVPLRLSAAETDAVVEASELRCTHFDAYRFFTDAAVPRNHEPLSRDLQVAREQPGCLHAGMDLYKWAMKLGPVVPGELLLDAFALARDIRTLDMQASPYDLRNWGYEPVTIETVEGKTEYGRRQRAFSARASEIRAHLLARLDGVS; from the coding sequence GTGACGTCGCCCACGCAACGGAGTCCGACCTCGATCGCCCTGGGCGGCGACGAATGGCGCGCGATCGCCCAGACGCACGCGGCACGCGCCGATGCCCTCACGGCGGGCCGGCGAGCCCGGGCATCGCGCGGTGAGACGCATCCGGTCGATGACTTCCTGTTCACGTACTACTCGTACAAGCCGGCGGTGCTGCGGCGGTGGCATCCCGGTGCCGGTGTCGAGCTCGCCGATGCCGATGAGCGCGCCGGATGGCGGTGGTACCGGTCCAACGGCTACGGCGGTGTCGTCGTCGACGTCGACGCGTTCCGAGCGGATCGCGGCGATCTGATCACGGCCGTCTTCCGCCTTCTCCGGGCGACATCGCAGCGCCCGGCCCATTTCGGATGCTTCGGGCTCCACGAGTGGGCGATGGTGTACCGAGACGCCGCGCCCCGCCACGACGTCCCGCTGCGCCTGAGCGCAGCGGAAACCGATGCCGTGGTCGAAGCATCCGAACTTCGCTGCACCCATTTCGACGCGTACCGGTTCTTCACCGACGCTGCGGTGCCGCGCAACCACGAGCCCCTCAGTCGCGACCTGCAGGTCGCCCGCGAGCAACCGGGCTGCCTGCACGCGGGCATGGATCTTTACAAGTGGGCGATGAAGCTGGGGCCCGTCGTGCCGGGTGAGCTGCTGCTCGACGCGTTCGCACTCGCGCGCGACATCCGCACGCTCGACATGCAGGCCTCACCGTACGACCTACGCAACTGGGGCTACGAGCCGGTGACGATCGAGACGGTCGAGGGAAAGACCGAATACGGGCGGCGCCAGCGCGCATTCAGCGCGCGAGCCAGCGAGATCAGGGCGCACCTGCTCGCGAGACTCGACGGCGTGTCTTAG